A region of Nostoc sp. 'Peltigera membranacea cyanobiont' N6 DNA encodes the following proteins:
- a CDS encoding rRNA large subunit pseudouridine synthase E, which translates to MRYIIFYKPYGVLSQFTKDAPTHSTLKDYIDVPDVYPVGRLDWDSEGLLLLTNDGQLQHRLAHPRFGHKRTYWVQVERIPDTDAIQRLQTGVEIQDYRTQPAEVRLLPTEPHLPERNPPIRFRKNVPTAWLEMTLTEGKNRQVRRMTAAVGFPTLRLVRVSIAHLQLDDLQLGEWRDLTTSELQFLHNFSKSKSFPSNSPFA; encoded by the coding sequence ATGAGATATATTATTTTTTACAAACCTTATGGCGTTCTCAGCCAGTTTACGAAAGATGCTCCCACACATAGCACTCTAAAAGATTATATTGATGTACCTGATGTGTATCCTGTGGGACGCTTAGACTGGGATAGTGAAGGGTTGCTGCTGTTAACGAACGATGGGCAATTGCAACATCGCCTCGCCCATCCGCGTTTTGGTCATAAACGTACTTACTGGGTACAGGTAGAGCGAATTCCAGATACAGATGCGATACAAAGGTTGCAAACAGGTGTAGAAATTCAAGATTACCGCACTCAACCAGCAGAAGTGAGGCTCTTGCCAACAGAGCCACATTTACCTGAACGTAACCCGCCGATTAGATTTCGCAAAAATGTACCCACAGCTTGGCTAGAAATGACTTTGACAGAGGGAAAAAACCGCCAAGTACGGCGCATGACTGCGGCTGTAGGGTTTCCGACTTTGCGGCTAGTCAGGGTTAGCATAGCCCACCTACAATTAGATGACCTACAATTGGGTGAATGGCGCGACCTCACGACATCTGAACTGCAATTTCTACATAATTTTAGTAAATCAAAAAGTTTTCCTTCCAACTCACCGTTCGCGTAA
- the tnpA gene encoding IS200/IS605 family transposase: MTRNSLRKGAHVVFDIHLHMVFVTKFRRLVFTKAMLADMEPIFVRVLTANQCILEEFNGEPDHVHLLVSLHPDNNISDLMASLKSASSRILRQQYKSEIGKFYWGEKVKLWHDSKCVVSCGGAPLEIVKDYIKEQSGGKE; encoded by the coding sequence GTGACTAGGAATAGTTTAAGGAAAGGAGCGCACGTAGTTTTTGATATTCATCTACACATGGTTTTTGTAACTAAGTTTCGTAGGTTAGTTTTTACAAAAGCCATGCTTGCAGACATGGAGCCTATTTTTGTGCGGGTATTGACTGCTAATCAGTGCATCCTTGAGGAATTTAATGGAGAGCCTGACCACGTACATTTGCTTGTCAGCCTACATCCAGATAACAATATTTCTGATTTAATGGCTTCACTTAAATCAGCTTCTAGCAGGATTTTGAGACAACAATACAAATCAGAAATAGGTAAGTTTTACTGGGGTGAAAAAGTTAAACTATGGCATGACTCTAAATGTGTAGTTTCATGTGGTGGAGCGCCATTGGAAATAGTCAAAGATTACATTAAAGAGCAGTCAGGCGGAAAAGAATGA
- the leuC gene encoding 3-isopropylmalate dehydratase large subunit has product MSKGTLFDKVWDLHTVGTLPSGLTQLFIGLHLVHEVTSPQAFAMLRERGLKVLFPERTVATVDHIVPTENQARPFADGMAEEMIQALEQNCRENNITFYNIGSGSQGIVHVIAPELGLTQPGMTIACGDSHTSSHGAFGAIAFGIGTSQVRDVLAAQTLALSKLKVKKIEVNGSLNPGVYAKDVILHIIRTLGVKGGVGYAYEFAGTTFEQMNMEERMTVCNMAIEGGARCGYINPDRVTYDYLKGRDFAPIDADWDKALAWWDSIKSDVDAEYDDVVVFDAAEISPTVTWGITPGQGIGINQSVPQPEELLEEDRFIAEEAYRYMDLYPGQPIKGTKIDVCFIGSCTNGRISDLREAAKIAKGRHVAEGIKAFVVPGSERVKEEAEAEGLDKIFQEAGFEWREPGCSMCLAMNPDKLQGRQISASSSNRNFKGRQGSSSGRTLLMSPAMVATAAIKGEVSDVRELL; this is encoded by the coding sequence ATGAGCAAAGGTACCCTGTTTGATAAAGTTTGGGACTTACACACCGTTGGTACACTTCCCTCAGGGCTGACGCAACTATTTATCGGGCTTCACTTAGTTCATGAAGTCACCAGTCCCCAGGCTTTTGCTATGTTACGCGAGAGGGGACTAAAAGTACTATTTCCAGAGCGTACCGTTGCTACAGTCGATCATATTGTGCCGACAGAAAATCAGGCACGTCCCTTTGCTGATGGTATGGCAGAGGAAATGATTCAAGCACTTGAGCAAAATTGCCGAGAAAATAACATTACCTTTTATAATATTGGTTCTGGTAGTCAGGGTATCGTTCATGTGATCGCTCCAGAACTGGGACTGACTCAACCAGGAATGACGATCGCTTGTGGAGATAGCCATACTTCCAGTCATGGGGCATTTGGTGCGATCGCATTTGGGATTGGTACTAGTCAAGTTCGGGATGTTCTCGCTGCTCAAACTCTTGCACTCTCGAAACTGAAAGTAAAAAAAATTGAAGTTAATGGCAGTCTAAACCCAGGAGTTTATGCCAAAGATGTCATCCTACATATCATCCGCACCCTCGGCGTAAAAGGCGGCGTGGGCTATGCTTACGAATTTGCAGGTACGACATTTGAGCAAATGAACATGGAAGAGAGGATGACTGTCTGCAATATGGCTATCGAGGGGGGTGCTAGATGCGGCTATATTAATCCCGATCGAGTCACCTATGATTACCTCAAGGGTAGAGATTTTGCACCCATTGATGCAGATTGGGATAAAGCATTGGCTTGGTGGGATTCCATCAAGAGCGATGTTGATGCCGAGTATGATGATGTAGTTGTATTTGACGCTGCGGAAATTTCTCCTACTGTTACTTGGGGGATTACTCCTGGTCAAGGTATCGGTATCAACCAGTCAGTGCCTCAGCCGGAAGAACTGCTGGAAGAAGACCGATTTATTGCCGAAGAAGCTTACCGATACATGGATTTATATCCTGGTCAACCCATCAAAGGTACCAAAATAGATGTCTGCTTTATTGGTAGTTGCACCAACGGCAGAATTAGTGATTTACGGGAAGCTGCAAAAATCGCCAAAGGTCGCCACGTTGCAGAGGGAATTAAAGCTTTCGTTGTCCCCGGTTCTGAAAGAGTGAAGGAAGAGGCAGAAGCTGAAGGACTGGATAAAATCTTTCAAGAAGCCGGATTTGAATGGCGTGAACCGGGATGTTCCATGTGCTTGGCGATGAACCCCGATAAATTACAAGGAAGACAAATCAGTGCCTCTTCTTCTAACCGCAACTTTAAAGGAAGACAAGGTTCCTCTTCTGGCCGGACATTGTTAATGAGTCCGGCGATGGTCGCCACTGCTGCTATTAAAGGCGAAGTCTCTGATGTGCGTGAGTTGTTGTAA
- the leuD gene encoding 3-isopropylmalate dehydratase small subunit, whose translation MVSEVKTVSGRGIPLVGNDIDTDRIIPARYLKAVTFDGLGEGVFIDDRTALKGEHPFDQPQYQGANILIVNRNFGCGSSREHAPQAIAKWGIQALIGESFAEIFFGNCVAMGIPCLTADAVTVKQLQDLVATNPQAGVKVNLETLQVQIGDYTAPIAIGEGTRSTFISGTWDACGQLVANADKVRATAAKLPYVSWGNLAAS comes from the coding sequence ATGGTGAGTGAAGTTAAAACAGTTTCAGGACGCGGCATACCCTTAGTAGGCAATGATATAGATACCGATCGCATCATTCCCGCGCGATATTTGAAAGCCGTTACCTTTGATGGGTTAGGCGAAGGCGTGTTTATTGATGACCGGACAGCACTTAAAGGCGAACATCCCTTTGACCAACCCCAATACCAAGGGGCGAATATTTTAATAGTCAATAGAAATTTTGGCTGTGGTTCATCACGGGAACACGCACCCCAAGCGATCGCAAAATGGGGAATCCAAGCTTTAATCGGTGAAAGCTTCGCAGAAATCTTTTTTGGTAACTGTGTGGCAATGGGCATACCTTGTCTGACAGCCGATGCTGTCACTGTTAAACAACTACAAGATTTAGTTGCAACTAATCCCCAAGCAGGTGTGAAAGTGAATCTGGAAACCTTGCAAGTGCAAATTGGTGATTACACCGCCCCAATTGCGATCGGTGAAGGTACTAGAAGCACATTCATTTCTGGGACTTGGGACGCTTGCGGTCAGTTGGTGGCCAATGCTGACAAAGTTCGGGCAACAGCTGCAAAATTACCTTATGTAAGTTGGGGCAATTTAGCAGCGAGTTAA
- the hisC gene encoding histidinol-phosphate transaminase, producing the protein MTKYFRSNVDAMASYIPGEQPQRGTQIVKLNSNENPYPPSPAALAVLKNIDGEWLRRYPEPFGGEFRQAASKVLGVPSDWIVVGNGSDELLSLIVRACVEPGKKVVYPMPTYVLYRTLAEMQAAEIVEIPYSEDYSLPLEELVAVDGSVTFIASPNSPSGHLVTTNELRKLASQLSGVLVIDEAYIDFTEENALALVKEYENVIIIRTLSKGYSLAGLRLGFGVANPKLLQGLFKVKDSYNIDAIACAIGTAAITDQVYKNACVAKIKASRNQLATDLKQLGFHVWDSQTNFLLVQPPQKKAEYLYQKLKEGGILIRYFKQPGLDDKLRIAVGTDEQNQALVKALSSLF; encoded by the coding sequence ATGACTAAATACTTTCGCTCCAACGTTGATGCAATGGCTAGCTACATTCCCGGTGAGCAGCCTCAACGCGGTACACAGATCGTCAAACTTAACAGCAATGAGAACCCCTATCCCCCTTCCCCTGCGGCACTAGCTGTGCTAAAGAATATCGATGGCGAGTGGTTGCGACGATATCCAGAACCTTTTGGTGGGGAATTCCGGCAAGCTGCAAGTAAAGTTTTAGGAGTTCCTAGTGATTGGATCGTTGTCGGAAATGGTAGTGACGAATTGTTGAGTCTGATCGTTCGAGCCTGTGTAGAACCTGGGAAGAAGGTAGTTTATCCGATGCCAACTTATGTCCTATATCGCACATTGGCAGAAATGCAAGCTGCGGAAATTGTTGAGATTCCCTACAGCGAGGACTACAGTTTACCTTTGGAAGAACTGGTTGCTGTCGATGGTTCTGTGACATTCATTGCATCGCCTAATAGTCCATCGGGCCATCTGGTAACAACAAATGAACTACGAAAATTAGCCAGCCAGTTATCTGGAGTTTTAGTGATTGATGAAGCATACATAGATTTTACCGAAGAAAATGCATTGGCTTTGGTAAAGGAATACGAAAATGTCATCATAATTCGCACTCTATCTAAGGGCTACTCGTTGGCTGGATTGCGCCTGGGGTTTGGGGTGGCAAATCCCAAACTGTTGCAGGGATTGTTTAAGGTGAAGGATAGCTATAACATTGATGCGATCGCTTGTGCAATTGGTACAGCTGCTATTACCGATCAAGTTTATAAAAATGCTTGTGTGGCAAAGATTAAAGCATCACGGAACCAGTTGGCAACAGACTTAAAACAATTAGGTTTTCATGTTTGGGATTCCCAAACTAACTTTTTGCTGGTACAGCCTCCACAAAAAAAAGCGGAATATCTCTATCAAAAACTGAAGGAAGGGGGAATTTTAATCCGTTACTTCAAGCAGCCTGGACTAGATGATAAATTACGGATCGCTGTTGGTACTGATGAACAAAATCAGGCTTTAGTGAAAGCACTAAGTTCTTTATTTTGA
- a CDS encoding low molecular weight protein-tyrosine-phosphatase, giving the protein MPYKLLFVCLGNICRSPSAENIMNHLIEQADLSESILCDSAGTSSYHVGSPPDRRMSAAAATKLGIKLRGQARQFQKSDFQDFDLILAMDRENYDNILTLDRTQQYQHKVRLMCEFCSRHTLKEVPDPYYGGQDGFNQVIDLLIDACEGLLTKIKSEEL; this is encoded by the coding sequence ATGCCTTACAAGTTGCTGTTTGTCTGCTTAGGTAACATCTGCCGATCGCCATCGGCAGAAAACATTATGAATCATCTAATTGAGCAGGCTGACTTGAGCGAAAGCATCCTCTGTGATTCGGCTGGTACATCTAGTTATCACGTTGGTAGCCCACCTGACAGACGCATGAGTGCTGCGGCTGCTACAAAGTTGGGAATTAAACTGCGTGGTCAAGCACGCCAGTTTCAAAAGTCAGACTTTCAAGACTTTGATTTAATTTTGGCGATGGATCGAGAAAATTATGATAATATCCTAACTCTCGATCGCACTCAGCAATATCAGCATAAAGTGCGTTTGATGTGCGAGTTTTGCTCTCGACACACTCTAAAGGAAGTTCCAGATCCTTATTACGGTGGTCAAGACGGATTTAATCAGGTTATTGATTTACTGATTGATGCTTGTGAAGGTCTGCTCACAAAAATTAAAAGTGAAGAGTTATGA
- a CDS encoding cytochrome P450 → MTEQNKSFLEQLKEAVDNNPNPIASAQAQMQLIGKWIAISPVEFFNELREKSPILKAPAFTLVTSYEDIQDVLTLNEIFTTDLLKQNMLKFIGNTVVELPPSPEYEQRKSILRLAFPMADISRYHQILLEEAATLLQNVKEDTPFDLVDYAKKLPATAISRYLGLQGLPIDKLVQWLHDINEGAVRNLSNSPELNAHATAASDELKPKIREILKATRAKLPGGNPVPKPSFWEHLFGLVKTQPEMHPPSNPNVLERYLLMQSVPTTYTTDEDIVSSLLFMMSACVDLTSIAITNVIVELMKRPEIFQEAIAASQQDRDDAIAGYVWESLRFRQPSPGVINTCLQDYTLGKGTDYEQTIKAGTQVLACSIAAMHDPSVIDAPQEFKVGRPPHLAYTFFEAGLHTCHGKYFSMVQIPLAVKQVLRLGTLENVDPLPIVQGYPNKPFHLKVTRS, encoded by the coding sequence ACAATTAAAAGAAGCTGTGGATAACAATCCCAACCCAATTGCATCTGCTCAAGCACAAATGCAGCTAATTGGTAAATGGATCGCAATTTCCCCAGTAGAGTTTTTCAATGAACTTCGTGAAAAATCTCCGATTTTGAAAGCACCTGCCTTTACCCTAGTAACATCTTATGAAGATATTCAAGACGTATTGACCCTCAATGAAATCTTCACTACCGATTTACTGAAACAAAATATGTTGAAGTTCATCGGCAATACAGTGGTGGAACTACCACCTTCACCAGAGTACGAACAGCGTAAATCAATTCTCCGTCTAGCTTTCCCTATGGCGGATATCTCTCGGTATCATCAAATTTTGCTTGAAGAAGCGGCAACTCTGCTGCAAAATGTCAAAGAAGATACCCCCTTTGATCTAGTTGACTATGCTAAAAAACTCCCGGCTACAGCAATATCAAGGTATCTAGGTTTGCAAGGATTACCCATAGACAAATTAGTTCAGTGGCTACATGACATCAATGAGGGCGCAGTCAGAAATCTGAGCAACTCTCCCGAACTCAACGCACATGCGACAGCTGCCAGTGATGAATTGAAACCAAAAATCAGAGAAATTCTTAAAGCCACTCGCGCAAAATTACCGGGCGGCAATCCTGTACCTAAGCCAAGTTTTTGGGAACATCTATTTGGACTAGTTAAAACTCAACCAGAGATGCACCCTCCATCAAATCCTAACGTGTTAGAGCGTTATTTGCTGATGCAGTCTGTGCCAACGACTTACACCACCGATGAGGACATCGTTAGTAGTCTATTGTTTATGATGTCAGCCTGTGTTGATTTGACATCTATTGCCATCACTAATGTAATAGTAGAATTAATGAAACGTCCTGAGATTTTTCAAGAAGCGATCGCAGCATCACAGCAAGATCGGGATGATGCTATTGCCGGATATGTTTGGGAATCTTTACGCTTTAGACAACCTTCACCGGGCGTGATTAACACCTGTCTACAAGACTATACTCTGGGTAAGGGAACTGACTATGAGCAAACCATCAAAGCCGGAACTCAAGTCTTAGCTTGCAGTATAGCCGCTATGCACGATCCCAGTGTCATTGATGCACCACAAGAATTTAAAGTCGGACGACCCCCTCATTTAGCTTATACCTTTTTTGAAGCTGGATTACACACCTGTCACGGTAAATACTTCTCGATGGTACAGATTCCCCTAGCAGTAAAACAAGTCTTGCGGTTAGGTACTCTCGAAAATGTCGATCCTCTACCTATTGTGCAGGGTTATCCCAATAAACCTTTTCATCTCAAGGTTACTCGTTCCTAA
- a CDS encoding methyltransferase domain-containing protein yields the protein MPDKWNPELYERFESERSRPFYDLVDMIHRQKNLRVLDLGCGTEKLTKYLHDTLTAQETLGIDASEKMLQKARQYEGNGLRFEQGKNEIYYFLQTLWRSQPVYERCSHT from the coding sequence ATGCCAGATAAATGGAATCCAGAACTATACGAACGATTTGAGTCCGAAAGAAGTCGTCCGTTCTACGACTTGGTAGATATGATACATCGGCAAAAAAACTTACGAGTTCTCGATTTAGGATGTGGAACCGAAAAATTAACGAAATATCTGCACGACACCCTAACAGCACAGGAGACTTTAGGGATAGATGCTTCTGAGAAAATGCTGCAAAAGGCTCGTCAGTATGAAGGTAACGGACTGCGATTTGAGCAAGGAAAAAATGAGATATATTATTTTTTACAAACCTTATGGCGTTCTCAGCCAGTTTACGAAAGATGCTCCCACACATAG
- a CDS encoding lipoxygenase family protein yields the protein MAITLSGKDSATEYEWKLNPAYVPPHIKNLPEKQGFSLAKILRFQWIVVKGILGVALVEFFLFLKLVREGKIKFQRTADLGLAEGLKLLNKWNKIEDLDDFFQPWTSFEKPKVANNWTTDAEFGRERIYGINPAFIRKCKAEDLRSDGNFPVTDAIISGLLPQGSSLATELANNRLYIMDYKILADIITNELEDQLGKYPLAPLCLLHVNQKDQLMPLAIRLQQGNSFHDLNKNPIFTHQSSPENWLTAKMAVSSADIAYQGIVSHLMDTHLIIETFAVASYRQLSPQHIVLQILQSHFFNTFAINEMARGIFLGHEGFFDVTGALGFTGSNELLRRAYTGTGKNYQGEPHIFYRRALPIALAARDVADLPNYYYRDDAITIWDAIETYVTDILRLYYKSKEDLVNDAELQAWKNELVSPEFGRIQGLLSPEKSAQITGSLTELNDLIAIITNVIFTATAQHSAVNFSQYEYASWVPNMPFAIYQPFNDLLENQQSTVNLVDRLPNRLQSFKQIVLVKALSMPVPFSSESLLTMANPFKDEAARKVFQDFQKVRLRKIEEQIIQRNASLEYPYVRLLPSQIAQSIAI from the coding sequence ATGGCTATTACCTTGTCTGGGAAAGATTCAGCTACCGAATATGAATGGAAACTAAACCCTGCCTATGTACCACCACACATCAAAAATTTACCAGAGAAACAGGGATTTTCTCTTGCTAAGATTCTCAGATTTCAATGGATAGTTGTTAAAGGAATCTTAGGTGTTGCTCTGGTGGAATTTTTCCTCTTTTTGAAGCTGGTTCGAGAAGGAAAAATTAAATTTCAAAGAACGGCAGACTTAGGTTTGGCTGAAGGTCTGAAATTATTGAACAAATGGAATAAAATCGAAGACCTAGATGATTTTTTCCAGCCTTGGACAAGCTTTGAGAAACCCAAGGTAGCCAATAACTGGACTACAGATGCTGAATTTGGCAGAGAACGCATCTATGGGATCAATCCAGCTTTTATTCGTAAGTGTAAAGCGGAAGATTTACGCAGCGATGGAAATTTTCCTGTGACAGATGCAATCATCAGTGGTTTACTACCCCAGGGAAGCAGTCTAGCGACGGAATTGGCAAACAATCGTTTATATATAATGGATTACAAAATCCTCGCTGACATTATTACCAATGAGCTTGAAGATCAACTAGGTAAATATCCACTTGCCCCCCTATGTTTACTCCACGTTAATCAAAAAGACCAATTAATGCCTTTGGCCATTCGTCTTCAGCAAGGAAACAGTTTTCATGACCTGAACAAAAACCCTATCTTCACTCATCAATCTTCACCAGAAAATTGGTTGACTGCCAAAATGGCCGTATCGAGTGCCGATATTGCCTATCAAGGGATAGTCTCACACTTAATGGATACCCATTTAATCATTGAAACCTTTGCGGTTGCTTCCTATCGGCAACTCTCACCTCAGCATATTGTCTTGCAGATACTCCAATCACATTTCTTTAATACCTTTGCTATTAATGAAATGGCGCGAGGTATTTTCTTAGGTCATGAGGGCTTTTTTGATGTTACAGGCGCTTTAGGATTTACGGGTTCTAATGAGTTGCTGAGACGGGCATACACAGGTACTGGCAAAAACTATCAAGGTGAACCACATATATTCTATCGTCGAGCCTTACCTATCGCCTTAGCTGCTCGTGATGTCGCTGACTTGCCAAATTATTATTATCGGGATGATGCCATTACCATTTGGGATGCGATTGAAACTTATGTTACCGACATTCTGCGGTTATATTACAAGTCCAAAGAAGATTTGGTGAATGATGCTGAGTTGCAAGCATGGAAAAATGAACTCGTCAGCCCCGAATTCGGCAGAATTCAAGGTTTACTTTCCCCAGAAAAATCCGCTCAAATTACTGGCTCTCTCACGGAATTAAACGATCTCATTGCCATCATTACCAACGTGATTTTTACAGCGACCGCACAACATTCGGCTGTAAATTTTAGCCAGTATGAGTATGCTTCCTGGGTGCCAAATATGCCTTTTGCTATTTATCAACCTTTTAATGATTTGTTAGAGAATCAACAGTCAACAGTAAATTTAGTTGACAGATTGCCTAACAGATTACAATCGTTTAAACAAATTGTGTTAGTCAAGGCTTTGAGTATGCCCGTACCATTTAGCAGTGAATCCTTGTTAACTATGGCTAATCCTTTTAAAGATGAAGCTGCCAGAAAAGTTTTTCAAGATTTTCAAAAGGTGCGATTAAGAAAGATTGAAGAACAGATAATCCAACGTAATGCTTCTCTTGAATATCCTTATGTTCGTCTTTTACCATCTCAAATCGCACAGAGTATTGCTATCTAG
- the smpB gene encoding SsrA-binding protein SmpB, with protein MSDKNEGYKVIADNRQARYLYEILETYEAGIELTGTEVKSIRAGKVNLQDGYALLRNGEAWLINIHISPYNASGQYFNHEPRRTRKLLLHRQELRKLIGKVEQQGLTLIPLKMYLKRGWVKVSIALGKGKKLHDKREDLKRREDQRDIQRAMKSY; from the coding sequence ATGAGCGACAAGAACGAAGGTTACAAAGTTATTGCTGACAACCGTCAAGCCCGTTATTTGTATGAAATTCTGGAAACTTACGAAGCCGGAATTGAGTTGACAGGAACCGAGGTGAAGTCAATTCGTGCAGGTAAAGTCAATCTCCAAGATGGCTATGCTTTACTTCGCAATGGCGAAGCATGGCTGATCAATATTCATATCTCGCCTTATAACGCCAGCGGACAATATTTTAATCACGAACCACGGCGGACACGCAAGCTGTTGTTGCATCGTCAAGAACTCCGCAAGCTAATTGGCAAAGTAGAACAGCAAGGGTTAACTTTAATCCCTTTGAAAATGTATCTCAAACGCGGCTGGGTAAAAGTGAGTATAGCCCTTGGCAAAGGTAAAAAGCTCCACGATAAGCGAGAAGACCTGAAACGACGAGAAGATCAGCGTGACATTCAACGGGCAATGAAAAGTTATTAA
- a CDS encoding response regulator transcription factor has product MPLTILVVDDDLGTRLSVSDYLELSGYCVITANDGQEALFMVDEYNPDLIVTDIIMPQMNGYELVRRVRQQPVFRLLPVILLTARTKTQERILGYQSGCDLYLPKPFELEELAAAIRNLLERSQIIQSEYRFSHKESLGISASTKAADAHNSLSTQIQKSHLHSSLTHREQEVLELLTHGLSNADMGHQLHLSPRTVEKYVSSLLRKTSTSNRAELVRFAMKHGLVE; this is encoded by the coding sequence ATGCCCTTGACGATCCTTGTAGTGGATGATGATTTGGGCACTCGTCTGTCTGTTAGCGACTATCTTGAACTGTCTGGCTACTGTGTGATCACGGCTAATGACGGTCAAGAGGCTTTGTTTATGGTGGATGAGTATAATCCTGATTTGATTGTCACGGATATTATAATGCCACAGATGAATGGCTACGAACTGGTGCGTCGGGTGCGTCAACAACCAGTGTTTCGGTTATTGCCTGTAATTTTATTAACAGCCCGAACTAAGACCCAGGAAAGAATTTTGGGCTACCAATCAGGGTGCGATTTATACTTACCCAAGCCTTTTGAACTGGAAGAATTAGCAGCAGCAATTCGCAATCTTTTGGAGCGATCGCAAATCATTCAATCGGAGTATCGCTTTTCTCATAAAGAGAGTTTGGGCATTTCCGCCTCGACAAAAGCGGCGGATGCCCATAATTCTCTGTCTACTCAAATTCAGAAATCCCATCTGCACTCATCCCTAACTCATAGAGAACAAGAAGTCTTAGAGTTATTGACTCATGGTCTGTCTAATGCCGATATGGGTCATCAGTTACACCTGAGTCCTCGTACAGTGGAAAAGTACGTTAGCAGTTTATTAAGAAAAACCTCAACCAGCAACCGAGCAGAATTAGTGCGTTTTGCCATGAAGCATGGTTTGGTGGAATAA
- a CDS encoding RNA-guided endonuclease InsQ/TnpB family protein, with product MIRLMLYGCQQILLNPDNDLKVILEFLCSEATKLSNCGTYYARQLYFKTGLIPSKFDLNNQLSNNIHFAAMYSQAAQQCLMSVAESFKSFVGLLKGIKNGTVTQKPKLPGYRDGGLSLVTYPAQAIKLTPLGLRFPLGTKVKTWFGIAEFYLPMPSNLDRKQIREYRILPRNGEFYLELVYKLSTIQSDVDFNKVIGIDPGLNNWLTCVSNVGTSLIVDGLHLKSLNQWYNKRVSVLKENQPQGFWSKQLALITEKRNRQVRDAVNKAARLILNHCLENKIGTIVFGWNEGQRQNINLGSKTNQKFVQIPTARLKDRIAQLCQQYGLRFEETEESYTSKASFLDSDLLPTFGAKPEGWQESGKRVKRGLYRSANGTKINADANGASNILRKVAVKLGLDLSGISRGALIAPLRIRFWIA from the coding sequence ATGATTCGACTGATGCTATATGGTTGCCAACAAATACTATTAAATCCTGATAACGATCTAAAAGTAATCTTAGAGTTTTTGTGTAGTGAAGCAACAAAACTCTCTAATTGCGGAACGTACTATGCCCGCCAACTTTACTTTAAAACTGGTCTAATCCCTAGCAAATTTGATTTAAATAATCAGCTATCTAACAATATTCATTTTGCCGCAATGTACTCTCAAGCAGCACAACAATGCTTAATGAGTGTAGCAGAGTCATTCAAATCATTTGTGGGACTACTCAAAGGGATAAAAAACGGGACTGTAACGCAAAAACCTAAGCTTCCAGGATATCGAGATGGCGGATTAAGCTTAGTAACCTATCCGGCTCAAGCCATAAAACTGACTCCACTTGGCTTACGTTTCCCGTTGGGTACCAAAGTAAAGACATGGTTTGGAATAGCCGAATTTTACTTGCCTATGCCCTCGAATCTCGATCGCAAACAAATTAGAGAGTATCGAATTCTCCCTAGAAATGGTGAATTCTATTTGGAGCTTGTTTACAAACTTTCCACCATTCAATCTGATGTAGATTTTAACAAAGTCATTGGCATAGACCCAGGACTCAATAACTGGTTAACCTGTGTAAGCAATGTTGGTACATCTTTGATAGTCGATGGATTGCATCTCAAGAGTTTGAATCAGTGGTATAACAAACGAGTATCTGTCCTTAAAGAGAATCAACCACAAGGTTTTTGGTCTAAGCAATTAGCTCTCATTACGGAAAAACGAAATAGACAAGTTAGAGATGCTGTCAATAAGGCGGCTCGACTGATATTAAATCACTGCCTTGAAAACAAAATAGGAACAATCGTTTTTGGGTGGAATGAAGGTCAGCGCCAAAATATAAATCTTGGCAGCAAGACCAATCAAAAGTTTGTTCAAATTCCTACTGCTAGATTGAAAGATAGAATTGCTCAACTCTGCCAACAGTATGGATTAAGATTTGAAGAAACTGAAGAAAGTTACACAAGTAAGGCGAGCTTTTTAGATTCTGATTTGCTACCTACATTCGGCGCAAAACCTGAAGGGTGGCAAGAGTCTGGTAAGCGAGTTAAGCGTGGTTTGTACCGTTCGGCGAATGGTACAAAAATAAATGCTGATGCTAATGGGGCATCTAACATTCTAAGAAAAGTAGCGGTGAAGCTTGGGCTAGACCTAAGTGGAATCAGTAGGGGTGCATTGATAGCACCTTTGAGAATCCGTTTCTGGATTGCTTAA